A genome region from Excalfactoria chinensis isolate bCotChi1 chromosome 26, bCotChi1.hap2, whole genome shotgun sequence includes the following:
- the TJP3 gene encoding tight junction protein ZO-3 isoform X4, whose amino-acid sequence MTLEIEAVKQLLEPPPHGSFRGLSSFVCGVFPARGTDSASLWGSGSCWRGSQPHTLCRAVLQPGRAREHRQRQPWGSAGCWGREGSGDTAVAAGGVPRPQCPRNPSACSPADAGSSCFNSALQPRAGQRKGLVAVKKSRSRSAPPAPGLEPRCRSASTLALPHLRWQVAAMEEMLIWEQHTVTLSKDPHRGFGFAVSGGRDRPNKVTGDTAVIVSDVVSRGPAFGQLQRKDQIVMVNGLSMENVSSSFAIQTLKTCGKIANITLKRQKKIHLPMSKSSPASPAATRRYDSDEDYDPRGVDPALRSASQHRSRDDLDHNQGYDGDSSSERSSGHHRDDRRHYKSSRSRRRSQDSSHWRQSPDSGSEHRGYSRHRSTNSLGHEGDTNGLELVSGFKRLPRRDVPTKPITSVLVKRKEDEEYGLKLGSQLFIKHIVESGLAARRSSLQEGDLILKINGVASEDMSLADTQRLIERTEGILTLHVLRDHRQFLINIPNMEDYQSDSSRMDDISDIDSDLSNPPSPKASPRLPAAARVNSPGERRRSSRNAATDTNMDGALSHDMLEAVEQDGRHSPRNRTTARAAPNDGYSPDSRVVQFVKARSVGLRLAGGNDVGIFVSSVQEGSPADSQGIEEGDQILQVNGTSFQNLTREEAVQFLMKLPPGEDVTLRIQSKQDIYRKMISSNVGDSFYIRTHFDYEKDTPSGLSFVRGDIFHVLDTMYRGKLGSWLAVRMGRDLQEQEKGIIPNQSRAEQFASLESVLKAAPGTNPSGARAEFWKLRGLRGAKKTLRKSREDLSALTRQGHYPPYERVVLKEASFKRPVVILGPITDIAMQKLSTEQPELFEIAPSVPRDGASSKVIKLDSVRQIAEKDKHALLDITPSAVERLNYVQYYPVVVFCEPESRQGIKAMRQWLAPDSRKSSRRLYAQASKMKKYCSHLFTATVSLSSGSNAWYEEIKGIVRTQQSQPIWTAVEHVDAALEDSLDLLNPPSRAASGYLTCDSHANSDYDDTDGEGGAYTDGEAEDAYNHPALSRSSEPAQTFPSHSVSQQVTEQQPQGQWAQEHLRDYEHEAVRKRFTRARDDSDEDEGYEWGPATDV is encoded by the exons ATGACCCTTGAGATAGAGGCTGTAAAACAGCTGCTGGAGCCACCGCCCCATGGCAGCTTCCGCGGTCTCTCCAGCTTTGTCTGTGGGGTTTTCCCCGCCCGGGGCACAGATTCTGCATCTCTCTGGGgttctgggagctgctggaggggaTCCCAACCCCACACcctgtgcagagcagtgcttcagCCTGGGAGGGCACGGGAGCACCGTCAGAGGCAGCCCTGGGggtctgctggctgctggggcagggagggcAGTGGGGACACGGCAGTGGCAGCTGGTGGGGTGCCCCGTCCGCAGTGCCCTCGAAAccccagtgcctgcagcccGGCTGATGCTGGAAGCTCTTGTTTCAACTCTgccttgcagcccagagcagggcagaggaAGGGGCTGGTGGCTGTGAAAAAGAGCCGGAGCCGATCCGCACCCCCAGCCCCTGGGCTGGAGCCGAGGTGCCGCTCAGCCTCAACGCTCGCCCTCCCTCACTTGCGTTGGCAGGTGGCTGCCATGGAGGAGATGCTGATCTGGGAGCAGCACACGGTGACGCTGAGCAAG GACCCTCATCGGGGCTTTGGCTTTGCCGTTTCGGGTGGCCGGGACCGTCCCAACAAGGTGACTGGGGACACGGCTGTCATCGTCTCGGATGTGGTGTCCAGAGGACCGGCGTTTGGCCAGCTTCA GAGGAAGGATCAAATCGTGATGGTGAACGGCCTTTCCATGGAGAATGTCTCATCCTCCTTTGCCATCCAGACACTCAAGACCTGCGGCAAGATCGCCAACATT acactgaaaagacaaaagaaaatccacCTCCCCATGAGCAAGAGCAGCCCTGCATCCCCTGCTGCAACCCGGCGCTACGACTCGGATGAGGACTATGACCCTCGTGGTGTGGATCCGGCCCTGCGCAGCGCCAGCCAGCACCGCTCCCGAGATGACCTGGACCACAACCAGGGCTACGATGGGGACTCGTCCAGTGAGAGGAGCTCAGGTCACCACCGGGATGACCGCCGCCACTACAAGTCGTCCCGCAGCCGAAGGCGAAGCCAGGACAGCAGCCACTGGAGGCAGAGCCCCGACAGCGGCTCAGAGCACAGGGGTTACAGCCGGCACCGCTCCACCAACAGCCTTGGCCACGAAGGGGACACCAACGGGCTGGAGCTGGTGTCCGGGTTCAAGAGGCTGCCGCGCCGGGATGTGCCGACGAAACCCATCACATCAGTGCTggtgaagaggaaggaggatgAAG AGTACGGCCTGAAGCTGGGCAGCCAGCTCTTCATCAAGCACATAGTGGAGAGCGGGCTGGCGGCGAGGCGCAGCTCCTTGCAGGAGGGAGACCTCATCCTGAAG ATCAACGGGGTGGCCAGCGAGGACATGTCCCTGGCTGACACCCAGCGGCTCATTGAGCGGACAGAGGGGATCCTGACCCTGCACGTCCTCCGGGACCACCGGCAGTTCCTGATCAATATCCCCAACATGGAAGACTACCAGAGTGACAGCTCCCGGATGGACG ATATCTCCGACATCGACTCTGATCTGTCCAACCCACCGTCCCCTAAGGCCTCCCCACGacttccagctgctgccagggtGAATTCACCAGG AGAAAGAAGACGATCAAGCAGGAATGCTGCAACTGACACAAACATGGATGGTGCTCTGAGCCATG aCATGCTGGAAGCCGTGGAACAGGACGGCCGGCACAGCCCCCGCAACAGAACCACTGCCCGAGCTGCCCCCAACGATGG GTACAGTCCTGACTCCAGAGTGGTGCAGTTTGTGAAGGCCAGGAGCGTGGGGCTGCGGCTGGCTGGTGGGAACGACGTGGGCATCTTCGTGTCGAGTGTGCAGGAGGGGAGCCCGGCCGACAGCCAGGGCATCGAGGAAGGGGACCAGATCCTGCAG GTGAATGGCACCAGTTTCCAGAACCTGACCCGTGAGGAGGCAGTGCAGTTCCTCATGAAGCTCCCACCGGGGGAGGACGTCACACTGCGGATCCAGAGCAAGCAGGACA TTTACAGAAAGATGATCTCATCCAACGTGGGCGATTCCTTCTACATCCGGACGCATTTTGACTACGAGAAGGACACGCCGTCAGGGCTCAGCTTTGTCCGTGGGGACATCTTCCACGTGCTGGACACCATGTACCGAGGCAAGCTGGGGAGCTGGCTGGCTGTGCGCATGGGCAGGGacctgcaggagcaggagaaGGGCATCATCCCCAACCAGAGCAG ggCTGAGCAGTTTGCCAGCCTGGAGTCTGTGCTGAAAGCTGCTCCTGGCACCAACCCCTCGGGGGCAAGGGCTGAGTTCTGGAAGCTGCGGGGCCTGCGGGGAGCCAAGAAGACGCTGCGGAAAAGCCGCGAGGATCTGTCTGCCCTCACAAGGCAGGGCCACTACCCCCCGTATGAGAGGGTGGTTCTGAAGGAAG CCAGTTTCAAGAGGCCGGTGGTGATCCTGGGCCCCATCACAGACATTGCCATGCAGAAACTGAGCACAGAACAGCCCGAGCTCTTTGAAATTGCAC CGAGTGTCCCACGAGATGGGGCGTCATCCAAGGTCATCAAGCTGGATTCGGTGCGGCAGATTGCCGAAAAG GACAAGCACGCGCTGCTGGACATCACGCCCTCGGCGGTGGAGCGCCTCAACTACGTGCAGTATTACCCCGTGGTGGTGTTCTGTGAGCCCGAGAGCCGGCAGGGCATCAAGGCCATGCGCCAGTGGCTGGCACCCGACTCCAGGAAGAGCTCCCGGCGCCTCTACGCACAGGCCAGCAAGATGAAGAAGTACTGCAGCCACCTCTTCACCGCTACCGTCAGCCTCAGCAGTGGCAGCAACGCCTGGTACGAGGAGATCAAGGGCATCGTCAGGACTCAGCAGAGCCAGCCCATCTGGACGGCGGTGGAGCAC GTGGACGCGGCGCTGGAGGACAGCCTGGACCTGCTGAACCCACCGAGCAGGGCAGCCTCGGGTTACCTGACCTGCGACAGTCACGCCAACAGCGACTACGACGACAcggatggggaggggggtgcCTACACTGATGGCGAGGCAGAGGACGCCTACAACCATCCTGCACTTTCCCGCTCCTCTGAGCCGGCGCAGACGTTCCCCAGCCACAGTGTGAGCCAGCAG gtgacagagcagcagccgcaggggcagtgggcacaggaGCACCTCAG GGATTACGAGCACGAGGCCGTGAGGAAGAGATTCACACGAGCCAGGGATGACTCAGATGAGGATGAAGGCTACGAGTGGGGCCCGGCTACAGATGTGTAG
- the TJP3 gene encoding tight junction protein ZO-3 isoform X9, with protein sequence MEEMLIWEQHTVTLSKDPHRGFGFAVSGGRDRPNKVTGDTAVIVSDVVSRGPAFGQLQRKDQIVMVNGLSMENVSSSFAIQTLKTCGKIANITLKRQKKIHLPMSKSSPASPAATRRYDSDEDYDPRGVDPALRSASQHRSRDDLDHNQGYDGDSSSERSSGHHRDDRRHYKSSRSRRRSQDSSHWRQSPDSGSEHRGYSRHRSTNSLGHEGDTNGLELVSGFKRLPRRDVPTKPITSVLVKRKEDEEYGLKLGSQLFIKHIVESGLAARRSSLQEGDLILKINGVASEDMSLADTQRLIERTEGILTLHVLRDHRQFLINIPNMEDYQSDSSRMDDISDIDSDLSNPPSPKASPRLPAAARVNSPGERRRSSRNAATDTNMDGALSHALPMSRWSGEEAHSHRHLLDQLSFPADMLEAVEQDGRHSPRNRTTARAAPNDGYSPDSRVVQFVKARSVGLRLAGGNDVGIFVSSVQEGSPADSQGIEEGDQILQVNGTSFQNLTREEAVQFLMKLPPGEDVTLRIQSKQDIYRKMISSNVGDSFYIRTHFDYEKDTPSGLSFVRGDIFHVLDTMYRGKLGSWLAVRMGRDLQEQEKGIIPNQSRAEQFASLESVLKAAPGTNPSGARAEFWKLRGLRGAKKTLRKSREDLSALTRQGHYPPYERVVLKEASFKRPVVILGPITDIAMQKLSTEQPELFEIAPSVPRDGASSKVIKLDSVRQIAEKDKHALLDITPSAVERLNYVQYYPVVVFCEPESRQGIKAMRQWLAPDSRKSSRRLYAQASKMKKYCSHLFTATVSLSSGSNAWYEEIKGIVRTQQSQPIWTAVEHVDAALEDSLDLLNPPSRAASGYLTCDSHANSDYDDTDGEGGAYTDGEAEDAYNHPALSRSSEPAQTFPSHSVSQQVTEQQPQGQWAQEHLRDYEHEAVRKRFTRARDDSDEDEGYEWGPATDV encoded by the exons ATGGAGGAGATGCTGATCTGGGAGCAGCACACGGTGACGCTGAGCAAG GACCCTCATCGGGGCTTTGGCTTTGCCGTTTCGGGTGGCCGGGACCGTCCCAACAAGGTGACTGGGGACACGGCTGTCATCGTCTCGGATGTGGTGTCCAGAGGACCGGCGTTTGGCCAGCTTCA GAGGAAGGATCAAATCGTGATGGTGAACGGCCTTTCCATGGAGAATGTCTCATCCTCCTTTGCCATCCAGACACTCAAGACCTGCGGCAAGATCGCCAACATT acactgaaaagacaaaagaaaatccacCTCCCCATGAGCAAGAGCAGCCCTGCATCCCCTGCTGCAACCCGGCGCTACGACTCGGATGAGGACTATGACCCTCGTGGTGTGGATCCGGCCCTGCGCAGCGCCAGCCAGCACCGCTCCCGAGATGACCTGGACCACAACCAGGGCTACGATGGGGACTCGTCCAGTGAGAGGAGCTCAGGTCACCACCGGGATGACCGCCGCCACTACAAGTCGTCCCGCAGCCGAAGGCGAAGCCAGGACAGCAGCCACTGGAGGCAGAGCCCCGACAGCGGCTCAGAGCACAGGGGTTACAGCCGGCACCGCTCCACCAACAGCCTTGGCCACGAAGGGGACACCAACGGGCTGGAGCTGGTGTCCGGGTTCAAGAGGCTGCCGCGCCGGGATGTGCCGACGAAACCCATCACATCAGTGCTggtgaagaggaaggaggatgAAG AGTACGGCCTGAAGCTGGGCAGCCAGCTCTTCATCAAGCACATAGTGGAGAGCGGGCTGGCGGCGAGGCGCAGCTCCTTGCAGGAGGGAGACCTCATCCTGAAG ATCAACGGGGTGGCCAGCGAGGACATGTCCCTGGCTGACACCCAGCGGCTCATTGAGCGGACAGAGGGGATCCTGACCCTGCACGTCCTCCGGGACCACCGGCAGTTCCTGATCAATATCCCCAACATGGAAGACTACCAGAGTGACAGCTCCCGGATGGACG ATATCTCCGACATCGACTCTGATCTGTCCAACCCACCGTCCCCTAAGGCCTCCCCACGacttccagctgctgccagggtGAATTCACCAGG AGAAAGAAGACGATCAAGCAGGAATGCTGCAACTGACACAAACATGGATGGTGCTCTGAGCCATG CTCTCCCCATGTCTCGGTGGTCTGGGGAAGAGGCACACAGCCACCGGCACCTCCTGGACCAgctctccttccctgcagaCATGCTGGAAGCCGTGGAACAGGACGGCCGGCACAGCCCCCGCAACAGAACCACTGCCCGAGCTGCCCCCAACGATGG GTACAGTCCTGACTCCAGAGTGGTGCAGTTTGTGAAGGCCAGGAGCGTGGGGCTGCGGCTGGCTGGTGGGAACGACGTGGGCATCTTCGTGTCGAGTGTGCAGGAGGGGAGCCCGGCCGACAGCCAGGGCATCGAGGAAGGGGACCAGATCCTGCAG GTGAATGGCACCAGTTTCCAGAACCTGACCCGTGAGGAGGCAGTGCAGTTCCTCATGAAGCTCCCACCGGGGGAGGACGTCACACTGCGGATCCAGAGCAAGCAGGACA TTTACAGAAAGATGATCTCATCCAACGTGGGCGATTCCTTCTACATCCGGACGCATTTTGACTACGAGAAGGACACGCCGTCAGGGCTCAGCTTTGTCCGTGGGGACATCTTCCACGTGCTGGACACCATGTACCGAGGCAAGCTGGGGAGCTGGCTGGCTGTGCGCATGGGCAGGGacctgcaggagcaggagaaGGGCATCATCCCCAACCAGAGCAG ggCTGAGCAGTTTGCCAGCCTGGAGTCTGTGCTGAAAGCTGCTCCTGGCACCAACCCCTCGGGGGCAAGGGCTGAGTTCTGGAAGCTGCGGGGCCTGCGGGGAGCCAAGAAGACGCTGCGGAAAAGCCGCGAGGATCTGTCTGCCCTCACAAGGCAGGGCCACTACCCCCCGTATGAGAGGGTGGTTCTGAAGGAAG CCAGTTTCAAGAGGCCGGTGGTGATCCTGGGCCCCATCACAGACATTGCCATGCAGAAACTGAGCACAGAACAGCCCGAGCTCTTTGAAATTGCAC CGAGTGTCCCACGAGATGGGGCGTCATCCAAGGTCATCAAGCTGGATTCGGTGCGGCAGATTGCCGAAAAG GACAAGCACGCGCTGCTGGACATCACGCCCTCGGCGGTGGAGCGCCTCAACTACGTGCAGTATTACCCCGTGGTGGTGTTCTGTGAGCCCGAGAGCCGGCAGGGCATCAAGGCCATGCGCCAGTGGCTGGCACCCGACTCCAGGAAGAGCTCCCGGCGCCTCTACGCACAGGCCAGCAAGATGAAGAAGTACTGCAGCCACCTCTTCACCGCTACCGTCAGCCTCAGCAGTGGCAGCAACGCCTGGTACGAGGAGATCAAGGGCATCGTCAGGACTCAGCAGAGCCAGCCCATCTGGACGGCGGTGGAGCAC GTGGACGCGGCGCTGGAGGACAGCCTGGACCTGCTGAACCCACCGAGCAGGGCAGCCTCGGGTTACCTGACCTGCGACAGTCACGCCAACAGCGACTACGACGACAcggatggggaggggggtgcCTACACTGATGGCGAGGCAGAGGACGCCTACAACCATCCTGCACTTTCCCGCTCCTCTGAGCCGGCGCAGACGTTCCCCAGCCACAGTGTGAGCCAGCAG gtgacagagcagcagccgcaggggcagtgggcacaggaGCACCTCAG GGATTACGAGCACGAGGCCGTGAGGAAGAGATTCACACGAGCCAGGGATGACTCAGATGAGGATGAAGGCTACGAGTGGGGCCCGGCTACAGATGTGTAG
- the TJP3 gene encoding tight junction protein ZO-3 isoform X5 codes for MTLEIEAVKQLLEPPPHGSFRGLSSFVCGVFPARGTDSASLWGSGSCWRGSQPHTLCRAVLQPGRAREHRQRQPWGSAGCWGREGSGDTAVAAGGVPRPQCPRNPSACSPADAGSSCFNSALQPRAGQRKGLVAVKKSRSRSAPPAPGLEPRCRSASTLALPHLRWQVAAMEEMLIWEQHTVTLSKDPHRGFGFAVSGGRDRPNKVTGDTAVIVSDVVSRGPAFGQLQRKDQIVMVNGLSMENVSSSFAIQTLKTCGKIANITLKRQKKIHLPMSKSSPASPAATRRYDSDEDYDPRGVDPALRSASQHRSRDDLDHNQGYDGDSSSERSSGHHRDDRRHYKSSRSRRRSQDSSHWRQSPDSGSEHRGYSRHRSTNSLGHEGDTNGLELVSGFKRLPRRDVPTKPITSVLVKRKEDEEYGLKLGSQLFIKHIVESGLAARRSSLQEGDLILKINGVASEDMSLADTQRLIERTEGILTLHVLRDHRQFLINIPNMEDYQSDSSRMDDISDIDSDLSNPPSPKASPRLPAAARVNSPGERRRSSRNAATDTNMDGALSHDMLEAVEQDGRHSPRNRTTARAAPNDGPDSRVVQFVKARSVGLRLAGGNDVGIFVSSVQEGSPADSQGIEEGDQILQVNGTSFQNLTREEAVQFLMKLPPGEDVTLRIQSKQDIYRKMISSNVGDSFYIRTHFDYEKDTPSGLSFVRGDIFHVLDTMYRGKLGSWLAVRMGRDLQEQEKGIIPNQSRAEQFASLESVLKAAPGTNPSGARAEFWKLRGLRGAKKTLRKSREDLSALTRQGHYPPYERVVLKEASFKRPVVILGPITDIAMQKLSTEQPELFEIAPSVPRDGASSKVIKLDSVRQIAEKDKHALLDITPSAVERLNYVQYYPVVVFCEPESRQGIKAMRQWLAPDSRKSSRRLYAQASKMKKYCSHLFTATVSLSSGSNAWYEEIKGIVRTQQSQPIWTAVEHVDAALEDSLDLLNPPSRAASGYLTCDSHANSDYDDTDGEGGAYTDGEAEDAYNHPALSRSSEPAQTFPSHSVSQQVTEQQPQGQWAQEHLRDYEHEAVRKRFTRARDDSDEDEGYEWGPATDV; via the exons ATGACCCTTGAGATAGAGGCTGTAAAACAGCTGCTGGAGCCACCGCCCCATGGCAGCTTCCGCGGTCTCTCCAGCTTTGTCTGTGGGGTTTTCCCCGCCCGGGGCACAGATTCTGCATCTCTCTGGGgttctgggagctgctggaggggaTCCCAACCCCACACcctgtgcagagcagtgcttcagCCTGGGAGGGCACGGGAGCACCGTCAGAGGCAGCCCTGGGggtctgctggctgctggggcagggagggcAGTGGGGACACGGCAGTGGCAGCTGGTGGGGTGCCCCGTCCGCAGTGCCCTCGAAAccccagtgcctgcagcccGGCTGATGCTGGAAGCTCTTGTTTCAACTCTgccttgcagcccagagcagggcagaggaAGGGGCTGGTGGCTGTGAAAAAGAGCCGGAGCCGATCCGCACCCCCAGCCCCTGGGCTGGAGCCGAGGTGCCGCTCAGCCTCAACGCTCGCCCTCCCTCACTTGCGTTGGCAGGTGGCTGCCATGGAGGAGATGCTGATCTGGGAGCAGCACACGGTGACGCTGAGCAAG GACCCTCATCGGGGCTTTGGCTTTGCCGTTTCGGGTGGCCGGGACCGTCCCAACAAGGTGACTGGGGACACGGCTGTCATCGTCTCGGATGTGGTGTCCAGAGGACCGGCGTTTGGCCAGCTTCA GAGGAAGGATCAAATCGTGATGGTGAACGGCCTTTCCATGGAGAATGTCTCATCCTCCTTTGCCATCCAGACACTCAAGACCTGCGGCAAGATCGCCAACATT acactgaaaagacaaaagaaaatccacCTCCCCATGAGCAAGAGCAGCCCTGCATCCCCTGCTGCAACCCGGCGCTACGACTCGGATGAGGACTATGACCCTCGTGGTGTGGATCCGGCCCTGCGCAGCGCCAGCCAGCACCGCTCCCGAGATGACCTGGACCACAACCAGGGCTACGATGGGGACTCGTCCAGTGAGAGGAGCTCAGGTCACCACCGGGATGACCGCCGCCACTACAAGTCGTCCCGCAGCCGAAGGCGAAGCCAGGACAGCAGCCACTGGAGGCAGAGCCCCGACAGCGGCTCAGAGCACAGGGGTTACAGCCGGCACCGCTCCACCAACAGCCTTGGCCACGAAGGGGACACCAACGGGCTGGAGCTGGTGTCCGGGTTCAAGAGGCTGCCGCGCCGGGATGTGCCGACGAAACCCATCACATCAGTGCTggtgaagaggaaggaggatgAAG AGTACGGCCTGAAGCTGGGCAGCCAGCTCTTCATCAAGCACATAGTGGAGAGCGGGCTGGCGGCGAGGCGCAGCTCCTTGCAGGAGGGAGACCTCATCCTGAAG ATCAACGGGGTGGCCAGCGAGGACATGTCCCTGGCTGACACCCAGCGGCTCATTGAGCGGACAGAGGGGATCCTGACCCTGCACGTCCTCCGGGACCACCGGCAGTTCCTGATCAATATCCCCAACATGGAAGACTACCAGAGTGACAGCTCCCGGATGGACG ATATCTCCGACATCGACTCTGATCTGTCCAACCCACCGTCCCCTAAGGCCTCCCCACGacttccagctgctgccagggtGAATTCACCAGG AGAAAGAAGACGATCAAGCAGGAATGCTGCAACTGACACAAACATGGATGGTGCTCTGAGCCATG aCATGCTGGAAGCCGTGGAACAGGACGGCCGGCACAGCCCCCGCAACAGAACCACTGCCCGAGCTGCCCCCAACGATGG TCCTGACTCCAGAGTGGTGCAGTTTGTGAAGGCCAGGAGCGTGGGGCTGCGGCTGGCTGGTGGGAACGACGTGGGCATCTTCGTGTCGAGTGTGCAGGAGGGGAGCCCGGCCGACAGCCAGGGCATCGAGGAAGGGGACCAGATCCTGCAG GTGAATGGCACCAGTTTCCAGAACCTGACCCGTGAGGAGGCAGTGCAGTTCCTCATGAAGCTCCCACCGGGGGAGGACGTCACACTGCGGATCCAGAGCAAGCAGGACA TTTACAGAAAGATGATCTCATCCAACGTGGGCGATTCCTTCTACATCCGGACGCATTTTGACTACGAGAAGGACACGCCGTCAGGGCTCAGCTTTGTCCGTGGGGACATCTTCCACGTGCTGGACACCATGTACCGAGGCAAGCTGGGGAGCTGGCTGGCTGTGCGCATGGGCAGGGacctgcaggagcaggagaaGGGCATCATCCCCAACCAGAGCAG ggCTGAGCAGTTTGCCAGCCTGGAGTCTGTGCTGAAAGCTGCTCCTGGCACCAACCCCTCGGGGGCAAGGGCTGAGTTCTGGAAGCTGCGGGGCCTGCGGGGAGCCAAGAAGACGCTGCGGAAAAGCCGCGAGGATCTGTCTGCCCTCACAAGGCAGGGCCACTACCCCCCGTATGAGAGGGTGGTTCTGAAGGAAG CCAGTTTCAAGAGGCCGGTGGTGATCCTGGGCCCCATCACAGACATTGCCATGCAGAAACTGAGCACAGAACAGCCCGAGCTCTTTGAAATTGCAC CGAGTGTCCCACGAGATGGGGCGTCATCCAAGGTCATCAAGCTGGATTCGGTGCGGCAGATTGCCGAAAAG GACAAGCACGCGCTGCTGGACATCACGCCCTCGGCGGTGGAGCGCCTCAACTACGTGCAGTATTACCCCGTGGTGGTGTTCTGTGAGCCCGAGAGCCGGCAGGGCATCAAGGCCATGCGCCAGTGGCTGGCACCCGACTCCAGGAAGAGCTCCCGGCGCCTCTACGCACAGGCCAGCAAGATGAAGAAGTACTGCAGCCACCTCTTCACCGCTACCGTCAGCCTCAGCAGTGGCAGCAACGCCTGGTACGAGGAGATCAAGGGCATCGTCAGGACTCAGCAGAGCCAGCCCATCTGGACGGCGGTGGAGCAC GTGGACGCGGCGCTGGAGGACAGCCTGGACCTGCTGAACCCACCGAGCAGGGCAGCCTCGGGTTACCTGACCTGCGACAGTCACGCCAACAGCGACTACGACGACAcggatggggaggggggtgcCTACACTGATGGCGAGGCAGAGGACGCCTACAACCATCCTGCACTTTCCCGCTCCTCTGAGCCGGCGCAGACGTTCCCCAGCCACAGTGTGAGCCAGCAG gtgacagagcagcagccgcaggggcagtgggcacaggaGCACCTCAG GGATTACGAGCACGAGGCCGTGAGGAAGAGATTCACACGAGCCAGGGATGACTCAGATGAGGATGAAGGCTACGAGTGGGGCCCGGCTACAGATGTGTAG